The Mercurialis annua linkage group LG7, ddMerAnnu1.2, whole genome shotgun sequence genome includes the window tgtagcacggaaataAACGACTAATAGAAAACACGAAAAATGGCAAACTGTACTTTTCAcaaatatggagtttttgagttcagaattGTTTTTTGTAAAGAAACGAAAAACTGCAGAAGTTTCAGTGCACATACTATTGCAATTTACGGAGAGATGCTTATTGAATATTTCTTACCTGATAGCATCTGTAAGAAAACTGATCTTACAAATGTCCTATGTTTTGCTGCATACAAATGAGTCTGCTACATTAGCAAAGACAAGCATAGTTTAATTGATGGAAATCCTAAGCATGAGATAAGAGGAAATGCTCACATGATACTTACAGGCATCAAGATCGAGCATTTGCATGATCATGAAAGTAATATTTACTCCGGCAACCGCAAACGGATACTCCCAAGCCGATCTTTTTCCTCCTTGCTTCTTTAACAAAACTTGAAAAGATGTCTGCAACAAACAACATAGATGGAACAAAGCTAAGAACTAAATCCTTAATATTTATACGTTTTTCCAAACAATGTGTACGGAGAAATAGTAGAACTTTACCGAAAATGTTTTGGCAAAGAATAAAAGATTCTCCAAAGAAATGAAACCTGCTCCTCTGTTTATCAGGGCAAAGAACAAGTCCAACAGCATAAGTTGAAAATATCCGAATAAACTACGAGAAAAAAGATGAGCTTACGGAAACCGGACAATTTCAAAGTTATAATACTAAGTTTGGGAGTCTCGGGAGTATTTTTGGAACGAGAATGAAACGTGGAAACGTAAGATTCGAGATGAGAGGCAGTGCTATAACAAAACCTGAAATCAGTAGATGGATCTCTTCCTTGCCATCCCATTTCTTTCCACTGATCAGATACCAACCCATGAAGCTGCTGATCCGGAAATGTGGCTGACCATAGTGCTTTTAAAGCTTCCTGTAATGAAATTTATACAGTTATTTCAAGTATGCAAATTATATTAGCTATTTTTCAGATTATGGCCATTTTATTGAAAATTGAagcttacaaaaaaaaaagattcatATCAAACCACACACCTGGTGATCTAGCCTGGAAGCATCAAAACAAATCTTCATTCGGTGTCGCAATCTTTTCAATCTTTCTTCCTGCAAATGTAGATAATCTGTTTCATAATTTGTGTTCATTTGTACTTGCAAATGTAGGTGTGAATTATTCTACGTTTcgctatttattttttttccatttccGCTTTTCAAACtctgaaattttatattatgacacaacctttaccaaaaaaaaaacacaatttcgACGTTTTCTGTTTCAGCCTTGtctattttaacatttttccaGTGCAACATAGATTCAATATACCGTAACGTTGTCAATGAATCAATCATCGGTTGTATTCGCTTGAATTAATGACTAATATAATTCACAATTGACAATAAAGCTTAATTATCAAATTCCAGTGtacttatttttattactttgatataaaaaattgtttttatgataaatgtACTTGCCTGATGAGGTGTTAAATTAATGCAAATCCGCTCATAAGCTCCCTTTCTCTTAAAGCAAACACAAGTCAGACCCTTCCCAATCCAAGTAGGCGTCCCACATGTTGCATCATCTGCATTTAAATGTTCTTATGCTCAATTGCAGAATTTCCAAAACATGAgggtgaaaaatataaaataaaagaacttgaagttaaaaaagaaaactaaaaggCTAATCTTTTTTAGCTACCTGGgttgattaccaaactaaagCATTTCTTATTGGCAAATaagaaacgtttcaaaatactGTTAATTCTAAAATTCCCCATTAACAAGAGTAAAGAAATTCAAGTGGTCCTCAGTCTACTGAAGGTCTAGGTAGCATGGACACGGGCATAGAAAAATAGGACACTCGGACACGACGAAACGGTGTATTTTAAGATTTTCTGtgtaaaaaatgaagttctGTATTTGAAAAGTGAAATATACTAAATGTTTTCGAAACGAGACACGCTGATTGAATGGATGAAGTATTCGCGCTACCTAACTAAGGTCAATCTAGTCCTTGGCCACTAGCTAGTACTAAAGGGGCATATATGTCATTCAATTGGTGGAGGTGGCCGGTAGAAGGAGGTGGCGGGAGTAGAGGGCCACCAGACAAAGCGGCTAGATATAAAGGTTACGTGCCTCACGAGGGAGGTTTCTTGTCGGAAGCTAAAAAAGATacaaataacataattttatagTTGTACCCGACCCGACATAATTGAGAGTTAGGTATTTTGGCGTCTAGTGAAATATGATGTGGTGGTGTTTTTGTTATTCCAGACAATGATAAAGATAGGAGATTGAGGACACGCGCTTAGCTGGAAATTTGGGGACCACAATCCGACCACATGGGAGAACATTTGGCATCCATATCACCATGTGAGCACTGGATCCAATGTGGTCGGAAATCGTCTTACACGCTCTTATTAGGAGCGTCAGACTAGACATTGACGGTGGTGGCAGCGACTAACTTGAGAATCTCCGGTCAGTTCACTGTCGTTTTGCTTTCTTTGTCgcaaaagattaaaataatcaACCGAAAGTTATTTTAATTCGGTTTGAGCGGAGCGAAGAATCAACCCGGTATCTGAACTTGTAATCTGAACTAAatgtattaattaatattttatttttggatcaattaaaactaaaattatataacagGAGCAAGTTTATGGAACATAATAACccaattttatcttttatttaccttaaaaataagaaatagtGTCTTTAGTTGATTTAAAATTTGCGAATATTGTGCTTCATTGCTCAAATGACATAAAGTGAGTTATTTGATCTCGAATAACAAATCTAGAAATCGAGTTGGCCCTTTTCTCGTTagatattcataattttttttctcagtTTAATTCAATTGTAAAAAGAAATATTAGCAGtcaaaattttgataaaaatcgaataaaaatcaataaaacaCCTAGTTCagttagatttaatttaaatttttatagattaaattcgattaaaatttaaataaacaaattttttaatttgatttcatttCGAACTAAATGCACATTTTTTTACTTGATGTTGAAAATGTAAACATAACAATTTACAAAACAGACATACAAATTTAGAATTAAACTGAAGTCAAATTAGAAACACAAATGGAAAGTCATTCAAATTGAGAATGTAAATTGATGGGATTATTGACTCAAATCCGACTATGCATGAATTAGAGGTGCTAATTTAGAAATAACGTACTATATTAGCTAATCTTGATTTGGTGCAGTTGGACCACCAGACCCTATCAAGGACACGCGACAGCGAActatagtaaaataaaattatgaagggACCCACTGGAAATGGACGGACGGTGATCGAGCAGAAGGATCTAGCGCACTTTggtactaaataaataaaaatcaatattgATGAATTAGTGAATTAGCttcaaattagtaaaaaaattatttattattattaataaaatatatttgtaaaatttgcaTGATTGTGTTTTTCTAATCttaaaatacaaaatgtatGAAGATAAATAAACGCTATAActatgaaaaattaatagtagTTTTAATTATGTAtcctaaaatatttaaaaatataatgttgAAATTGAGAATATACAATTGTTTGTGAATATTAATGACTTCGACTTAGACTGAATATTTTGTGAAAAGGGAAATAATATCATCATAAATATAAGATATTTTAAATGCCagacaattaaaaatattactaatattttatatttcatattGCATAATTaacatgtaaatattttatattgcataATCAACATATACAAATTACTACTGGTAATTAACAATCTTTCTGTGTTAATATTAATGATCTTTCTATGTTTAAGACCCTAAAATATGTCACTCTTTAggaactaaaaatatttttttctccaTTTAAAAGACaagtattaaaaacaaattaaaaaaccaaATATTCGGTTCATGTTCCTAAAAGGCaattaagtatttttataatgcTAAcaacataattattattaattataagcAGCAATAATGAAATCTTTATCACAAAcattacttttattttcttgttgattTGCTATTTACGGATTCAAGTCAAGTTTCTGAAGAAAACACGAGTGATTCTGATTAtactaagaaaataaaaaagtaaattaaaatttttatgatGATCAGTAGCAGAATTGAAAGCAAATTAAATCACATAAATGCATAATTAATTTACCTGAAGCAGAGGCGTGAGGGCATTTAGAAGAACTGAGAGCTGAAGTAGAAGAAATTGTACGGATGGTTATGCAATTCCGTTGAGTTCTAACTAAACTCATTTCTATTGAATTTACGGATTTAATTTTGCAGATTTATATTTATAGGCAAAAGGCAAAAGAAGATGAGAAAATAAACATAGAGAGAAGAACAGAGAGTGTGGAGTGATGAACagatagtttaattttattttcttgaaatAAGATAGTTTAATGACCAATATATCCCCCGAATATTTTGCCACGTTTGACTTTTTATAGGACATAgcattatttgtttatttttggcAAAAACCATTCcaggtccttatactttattatttttattcaaaaagttCTTAACTTTCTCTTTTGGTTTCTACGATCCCTCTATTTActactaatattttattttaatatacaatataaaatttttatttttattgtctaATTATGGTAAATAATTCTTGccttatttttcagtttttttcaGTTAATTCCATTGATTTTGCAGAAATTAATGGTGATTTAAAAATTCAGTCCTTCCgatatataaataatgattGAAAGTATaagataaaaatagaaaaatagaagtaggaaaca containing:
- the LOC126655000 gene encoding uncharacterized protein LOC126655000 isoform X2 produces the protein MGNFRINSILKRFLFANKKCFSLVINPDDATCGTPTWIGKGLTCVCFKRKGAYERICINLTPHQEERLKRLRHRMKICFDASRLDHQEALKALWSATFPDQQLHGLVSDQWKEMGWQGRDPSTDFRGAGFISLENLLFFAKTFSTSFQVLLKKQGGKRSAWEYPFAVAGVNITFMIMQMLDLDASKHRTFVRSVFLQMLSENEWAFDLLYCMAFVIMDKQWLDKNATYMEFNDVMKCTRAQVERELLMDDVLRIEDMPSYNLLF
- the LOC126655000 gene encoding uncharacterized protein LOC126655000 isoform X1; protein product: MSLVRTQRNCITIRTISSTSALSSSKCPHASASDDATCGTPTWIGKGLTCVCFKRKGAYERICINLTPHQEERLKRLRHRMKICFDASRLDHQEALKALWSATFPDQQLHGLVSDQWKEMGWQGRDPSTDFRGAGFISLENLLFFAKTFSTSFQVLLKKQGGKRSAWEYPFAVAGVNITFMIMQMLDLDASKHRTFVRSVFLQMLSENEWAFDLLYCMAFVIMDKQWLDKNATYMEFNDVMKCTRAQVERELLMDDVLRIEDMPSYNLLF